In Aeromicrobium marinum DSM 15272, one genomic interval encodes:
- a CDS encoding TetR/AcrR family transcriptional regulator, with protein MTRLTADRLDELHRGVLMLVAEHGYEKVTMDRIAEVTRSSKATLYRQWGSKLDLVVDALGSSASIDEEPPDTGTLGTDLHELVDRGLRNRAQMSYQNDLIAALMHAVKASPELGAALREQILASIRSTLGSVLDRATDRGEVDADWTGREHLVTAFIAPFVLHDLVSGTEPDADFLHSWVDIVLLPALTVR; from the coding sequence ATGACCCGCCTCACCGCCGACCGGCTCGACGAGCTGCACCGTGGTGTGCTGATGCTCGTCGCCGAGCACGGCTACGAGAAGGTCACGATGGACCGGATCGCCGAGGTGACGCGCAGCAGCAAGGCGACCCTGTACCGCCAGTGGGGCAGCAAGCTCGACCTGGTCGTCGACGCGCTGGGTTCGTCGGCCTCGATCGACGAGGAGCCGCCCGACACCGGCACGCTCGGCACCGACCTGCACGAGCTGGTCGACCGCGGCCTGCGCAACCGCGCCCAGATGTCGTACCAGAACGACCTGATCGCCGCCCTCATGCACGCGGTGAAGGCCAGCCCGGAGCTCGGGGCCGCCCTGCGGGAGCAGATCCTCGCCAGCATCCGGTCGACCCTCGGGTCGGTCCTGGACCGGGCGACCGACCGCGGGGAGGTCGACGCCGACTGGACCGGCCGCGAGCACCTCGTCACCGCGTTCATCGCGCCGTTCGTCCTGCACGACCTCGTCTCCGGCACGGAGCCCGACGCCGACTTCCTGCACAGCTGGGTCGACATCGTCCTCCTGCCCGCCCTCACCGTCCGCTGA
- a CDS encoding amidase — protein sequence MTDLHELDAHDQADLLTRRVVSAVELVSHHLDRADRLGPDLGAFVTLTPDRALRAAHDADRRRAAGEVPIFCGVPTAFKDLTPTAGVRTTMGSALLADAVPDTDAHVVRLVEQAGFVSLGKTNTPEFGLSSYTDNDVVGPAATPWDPSRNAGGSSGGAAAAVAAGLVPLAAGSDGGGSIRIPASCCGVVGFKPSRGRVSPGPAGSDWNGLAGDGPLARTVRDAAALLDVLAVRQVGDARGLPDPPTPFASCVDRDPGRLRIARWSQPYLPGIETDPAVVAVWEDAGRLLAALGHDVVDVPNPFPAELEPQFNVVWSSGMAAAPIPDEAAPMLRANTRYWRERGGRATAAELAAAMQFLDLTTRGVMTGLADFDAFLTPTLAMPPQPHAWFTESGDPAEDHRRELMFTPFTAVYNMAGVPAASLPLGSVDGLPVGVMLATHAGHDAELFSLLGQVEAAAPWAGRRPG from the coding sequence GTGACCGACCTGCACGAGCTCGACGCCCATGACCAGGCCGACCTGCTGACCCGCCGGGTGGTCAGCGCCGTCGAGCTGGTGAGCCACCACCTCGACCGCGCCGACCGGCTCGGACCCGACCTCGGGGCGTTCGTGACCCTCACGCCGGACCGTGCGCTGCGGGCCGCCCACGACGCCGACCGTCGCCGGGCCGCGGGTGAGGTGCCGATCTTCTGCGGTGTCCCCACGGCGTTCAAGGACCTCACCCCCACGGCGGGTGTCCGCACGACGATGGGGTCGGCCCTCCTGGCCGACGCGGTGCCGGACACCGATGCGCACGTGGTGCGCCTCGTCGAGCAGGCCGGCTTCGTCAGCCTGGGCAAGACCAACACTCCCGAGTTCGGACTGTCCTCGTACACCGACAACGACGTGGTGGGGCCGGCGGCGACCCCGTGGGACCCCTCCCGCAATGCCGGGGGTTCCAGCGGGGGTGCGGCAGCGGCCGTCGCCGCGGGGCTGGTGCCGCTGGCCGCCGGCAGCGACGGCGGCGGGTCGATCCGGATCCCGGCGAGCTGCTGCGGCGTGGTCGGGTTCAAGCCGAGCCGCGGCCGGGTGAGCCCGGGGCCGGCCGGCAGCGACTGGAACGGCCTGGCCGGGGACGGGCCGCTGGCCCGCACCGTCCGGGACGCCGCCGCGCTCCTCGACGTGCTCGCGGTCCGACAGGTGGGCGACGCCCGCGGTCTGCCCGATCCGCCGACCCCGTTCGCGTCGTGCGTCGACCGCGACCCCGGGCGTCTGCGCATTGCGCGGTGGTCGCAGCCGTACCTGCCGGGCATCGAGACCGATCCGGCGGTGGTGGCGGTGTGGGAGGACGCCGGCCGACTCCTGGCCGCCCTCGGTCACGACGTCGTCGACGTGCCGAACCCGTTCCCCGCCGAGCTGGAGCCGCAGTTCAACGTCGTGTGGTCCAGCGGCATGGCCGCCGCTCCGATCCCCGACGAGGCCGCGCCGATGCTGCGGGCCAACACCCGCTACTGGCGTGAGCGCGGCGGTCGCGCCACGGCGGCCGAGCTGGCCGCAGCGATGCAGTTCCTCGACCTCACCACCCGCGGGGTGATGACCGGTCTGGCCGACTTCGACGCCTTCCTCACCCCGACGCTGGCGATGCCGCCGCAACCACACGCCTGGTTCACCGAGTCCGGCGACCCCGCCGAGGACCACCGGCGCGAGCTGATGTTCACGCCGTTCACCGCGGTCTACAACATGGCCGGCGTCCCGGCGGCGAGCCTGCCCCTCGGGTCGGTCGACGGGCTGCCGGTCGGGGTGATGCTGGCCACCCACGCGGGCCACGACGCCGAGCTCTTCAGCCTGCTGGGTCAGGTGGAGGCCGCCGCCCCGTGGGCGGGTCGCCGACCCGGCTGA
- a CDS encoding S-layer homology domain-containing protein: MRRSAMSATAAVVLCIGLLAAPAVSADEPDLSTAPDGTLTYVDPDLADESTEQVEGELTVAIVEPTEASPAGDTTYSIATAGGDEVPIDIDLPADVVSGGEITAELVDAPSSERSTLQEDEPATVASASIEPAVAAAAVATDHRYYLAIRNGSGVTAAQAESAFRAVADRWVAEAGGSIRSFSRPAGATTFYTGSCSVASPSSVWNTADNAYPGVDFGATSGNHLIVIGGVDQCDGPGVATFGVDLSSGGKVIVEFEPSINTFVGVHEVGHNLGLDHAGLQRSGCSGVCAEYGDLYSVMGLAIGGGSPAYAVPALDSAYRHQLDVDSAGEIFDAQGVTGGPVVTLRLQPRGAASGLRGVRIVTGTTEHWVEYRRKVGRDVGTVYGPGLSLYSTAYAEGVTITTRTGSDPRIRLRPDGSSGAWAPGRQYVNGAASVRVLSAGDTALVQLVGARPNGFFDVPPGPGFRNEILWLAGRGITTGYEDGSFRPSGPVLREQMAAFLYRLAGSPAVTNLPPVSPFRDVATNHVFYREIVWLSRSGITTGYADGTFRPSDPVLREQMAAFLYRYEFGSSGGPVDTDGPTFTDVRRPFVFFDQVEWLAREGISTGYDDGTFRGGQPVLREQMAAFLNRYELL; the protein is encoded by the coding sequence ATGAGACGTTCGGCCATGTCGGCGACCGCCGCCGTTGTCCTGTGCATCGGCCTGCTGGCGGCCCCTGCGGTGTCGGCCGATGAGCCGGACCTCAGCACGGCCCCGGATGGCACCCTCACCTACGTCGACCCCGACCTGGCGGACGAGTCCACCGAGCAGGTCGAGGGCGAGCTGACCGTCGCCATTGTCGAGCCGACGGAGGCGTCGCCGGCCGGTGACACGACGTACTCGATCGCCACCGCCGGAGGCGACGAGGTGCCCATCGACATCGACCTGCCCGCCGATGTCGTGTCGGGAGGCGAGATCACGGCCGAGCTGGTCGACGCCCCGTCGTCGGAGCGTTCCACGCTCCAGGAGGACGAACCGGCCACCGTCGCTTCTGCCAGCATCGAACCAGCCGTCGCCGCCGCCGCAGTGGCGACCGACCACCGCTACTACCTGGCCATCCGCAACGGTTCAGGGGTGACCGCCGCGCAGGCCGAGTCCGCCTTCCGCGCGGTCGCCGACCGATGGGTGGCCGAGGCCGGCGGCAGCATCCGGTCGTTCTCACGGCCGGCTGGTGCGACCACGTTCTACACGGGATCCTGCTCGGTCGCGTCGCCCTCGTCGGTCTGGAACACCGCCGACAACGCCTACCCCGGGGTGGACTTCGGTGCGACGAGCGGCAACCACCTGATCGTCATCGGCGGCGTCGACCAGTGCGACGGCCCGGGCGTGGCCACGTTCGGCGTCGACCTGTCGTCGGGCGGCAAGGTGATCGTCGAGTTCGAACCGTCGATCAACACGTTCGTCGGTGTCCACGAGGTCGGCCACAACCTCGGGCTCGACCACGCGGGGCTGCAGCGCTCCGGGTGCAGCGGCGTCTGCGCGGAGTACGGCGACCTCTACAGCGTCATGGGACTGGCCATCGGCGGCGGCTCGCCTGCCTACGCGGTGCCGGCGCTGGACTCCGCCTACCGGCACCAGCTCGACGTCGACTCCGCCGGCGAGATCTTCGACGCGCAGGGCGTCACGGGAGGACCCGTGGTGACGCTGCGGCTGCAGCCTCGCGGAGCCGCCTCCGGCCTGCGCGGAGTGCGGATCGTGACCGGTACCACCGAGCACTGGGTGGAGTACCGGCGCAAGGTGGGACGGGACGTCGGCACCGTCTACGGACCGGGGCTGTCGCTGTACTCGACCGCCTACGCCGAGGGCGTCACCATCACCACCCGCACGGGTTCGGACCCGCGCATCAGGTTGCGGCCGGACGGCAGCTCCGGCGCCTGGGCACCCGGTCGCCAGTACGTGAACGGTGCCGCCAGCGTCAGGGTGCTGTCGGCCGGGGACACGGCGCTCGTCCAGCTCGTGGGGGCGAGGCCCAACGGATTCTTCGACGTGCCGCCGGGGCCCGGGTTCCGCAACGAGATCCTGTGGCTGGCGGGCCGCGGCATCACCACCGGCTACGAGGACGGCTCGTTCCGACCCTCGGGCCCGGTGCTGCGCGAGCAGATGGCCGCGTTCCTGTACCGCCTGGCCGGGTCGCCGGCGGTCACCAACCTGCCGCCCGTGTCACCGTTCCGGGACGTCGCGACCAACCACGTCTTCTACCGCGAGATCGTGTGGCTGTCGCGCAGCGGCATCACCACGGGCTATGCCGACGGGACCTTCCGTCCGTCGGACCCCGTGCTGCGCGAGCAGATGGCCGCGTTCCTGTACCGCTACGAGTTCGGCTCGTCGGGAGGTCCGGTCGACACCGACGGTCCGACCTTCACCGATGTCCGGCGGCCGTTCGTCTTCTTCGACCAGGTCGAGTGGCTGGCGCGGGAGGGAATCTCCACCGGGTACGACGATGGCACCTTCCGCGGTGGGCAGCCCGTGCTGCGGGAGCAGATGGCCGCCTTCCTCAACCGCTACGAGCTGCTGTAG